The following are encoded together in the Acinetobacter radioresistens DSM 6976 = NBRC 102413 = CIP 103788 genome:
- a CDS encoding potassium channel family protein, whose protein sequence is MALFTVIGLGSFGATVATELTRLKHDVIGIDLVKRHVENIGDQLSHAVIADATDEHVLEELNIQDCDAVVVAIGEDIEASILCVLHLKNMGVNKIWVKAKTKAHHMILSHLGIDKIIHPEEDMGVRVAQALNYPMVSRYMALEDDHFIVRINIENKLEGVHLFGLINQVAKVHLLLLKRGKEIFYEPAPDFTLKYGDILIIEGSLEQLQRLSMRFL, encoded by the coding sequence ATGGCTTTATTTACCGTAATTGGTCTGGGTAGCTTTGGAGCTACTGTCGCTACCGAACTTACCCGCCTCAAGCATGACGTGATTGGTATAGATCTGGTTAAACGTCACGTTGAAAATATTGGTGACCAGTTATCACATGCAGTGATTGCGGATGCGACTGATGAACATGTGCTCGAAGAGCTTAATATTCAGGATTGTGATGCTGTCGTAGTGGCAATTGGTGAGGATATTGAAGCCAGTATTTTATGTGTTCTACACCTGAAAAACATGGGGGTAAACAAGATCTGGGTGAAAGCCAAGACCAAGGCACATCATATGATTCTGAGTCATTTAGGCATCGACAAGATCATTCACCCTGAAGAAGATATGGGGGTCAGGGTCGCCCAAGCTTTAAATTATCCTATGGTCAGCCGTTACATGGCACTTGAGGATGATCATTTTATAGTTCGGATCAATATTGAAAATAAACTTGAAGGTGTGCATCTGTTTGGCCTGATTAACCAGGTCGCAAAAGTTCATCTGCTGCTTTTAAAGCGCGGCAAAGAAATTTTTTATGAGCCTGCTCCAGATTTCACTTTAAAGTATGGGGATATTTTAATCATAGAAGGCTCTCTGGAGCAG